From a single Bremerella cremea genomic region:
- a CDS encoding DUF1559 domain-containing protein — translation MKSIPFFVVTLIVAAMASFCPTLQAQAPSAPAEANSPQPFKFNPEEVLLVAHIRADRLFNTKYMEGQPVEVITAFGQKYGGVDPMKFTSLTFVLTFPVEMSEEPKLLAIVKTAETLHEETFFAGIDEIAEHVIPQEDVAKAAPQLRGKVFLDNRLPIPVLASHLIDEHTFLVGDERFVVPVVQEGAVEKVAVLTQQFATVPEHVDLAAVVKLAPIRQKIEKFGFPFPKKFEQAPYDAESVSVQLSLVDRIQANLQIEAVDEAASKRLEKLLLSILDEGKQSLFNSVHEMQASDDKLTVAMGKYQQRILTTWFQTLIPTREGKKLHLQLPPEGADTTEQHAILTGAITALLIPALDRTREAAQHVRSQINMRLITTAMLQYSITFGALPAQASTDDNGKKLLSWRVHLLPYLDEEELYDQFHLDEPWDSEHNKKLISQMPATYRDPSSKAPKFYTTYLVPLGKDMAFEQPTKETQAKSPLGLKFASFTDGIDQTIMLVNAEDEAAVPWTKPADLEVDRSDAWKHLRNVRIFALQVGYADGAQDFISPKQSNEFILSLLLRNDGQSSTE, via the coding sequence ATGAAATCGATTCCGTTTTTTGTCGTGACTCTTATCGTCGCTGCGATGGCATCCTTCTGTCCAACCCTGCAGGCCCAGGCACCATCGGCCCCAGCCGAGGCGAACTCACCGCAACCGTTCAAGTTTAATCCGGAAGAAGTTCTGCTAGTCGCCCACATCCGGGCCGATCGACTGTTTAATACCAAGTATATGGAAGGGCAGCCGGTCGAAGTCATTACCGCGTTCGGCCAAAAATATGGCGGCGTCGATCCAATGAAGTTCACTTCGCTCACGTTTGTGCTGACCTTTCCGGTCGAGATGAGCGAAGAGCCTAAGTTGCTGGCCATCGTGAAAACGGCGGAAACCTTGCACGAAGAGACCTTCTTCGCCGGGATTGACGAAATTGCAGAGCACGTCATCCCCCAAGAGGACGTTGCCAAGGCAGCTCCCCAATTGCGAGGGAAAGTATTCCTGGACAATCGTTTGCCCATACCAGTTCTTGCGTCGCACTTGATCGACGAGCACACGTTTCTCGTCGGCGACGAGCGTTTCGTGGTGCCGGTTGTGCAAGAAGGCGCGGTGGAGAAAGTCGCTGTACTAACCCAACAATTCGCCACCGTTCCAGAACATGTCGACTTAGCGGCGGTTGTAAAACTCGCACCGATTCGCCAGAAAATCGAGAAATTCGGTTTTCCTTTTCCCAAAAAGTTCGAGCAAGCTCCTTACGATGCCGAGTCGGTCTCTGTGCAACTTAGCCTTGTCGATCGTATTCAAGCGAACCTGCAGATCGAAGCGGTTGACGAAGCAGCCAGCAAACGCCTGGAAAAGCTCCTTTTGTCGATTCTAGACGAAGGCAAACAGTCGCTATTCAACTCGGTTCATGAAATGCAAGCGAGTGACGACAAGCTGACCGTGGCGATGGGCAAGTATCAACAACGGATTCTGACGACCTGGTTCCAAACGTTGATCCCCACGCGAGAAGGCAAGAAACTTCACCTACAGCTTCCGCCGGAAGGAGCCGACACAACTGAGCAGCATGCAATCTTAACAGGGGCGATTACCGCCCTCTTGATCCCGGCCCTCGACCGAACGCGTGAAGCGGCTCAGCATGTTCGCTCGCAAATCAACATGCGATTAATCACGACTGCGATGCTTCAATACTCTATTACTTTCGGTGCTTTGCCCGCCCAGGCATCAACCGACGATAATGGTAAAAAGCTTCTCTCGTGGCGGGTTCACTTGCTTCCCTATCTGGACGAAGAAGAACTGTACGATCAATTCCACCTGGACGAACCCTGGGACAGCGAGCACAACAAGAAACTGATTTCCCAGATGCCGGCAACCTATCGAGATCCATCCAGCAAAGCCCCTAAGTTTTATACGACCTACTTGGTTCCTCTTGGCAAAGACATGGCTTTCGAACAGCCGACGAAGGAAACCCAAGCGAAATCTCCCTTGGGCTTGAAATTCGCGAGCTTCACCGACGGGATTGATCAGACCATCATGCTGGTAAATGCCGAAGACGAGGCGGCTGTCCCTTGGACCAAGCCGGCAGACTTGGAGGTTGACCGAAGCGATGCCTGGAAACATCTCAGAAACGTTCGTATCTTTGCTCTTCAAGTCGGTTATGCTGACGGAGCCCAAGATTTTATTTCGCCTAAGCAGTCAAACGAGTTCATTTTGAGCCTATTGCTACGGAACGATGGGCAATCGTCTACCGAGTAA
- a CDS encoding DUF1559 domain-containing protein, with protein MKPLFHSLIIGFLSATMAFPPSALLAQEPAAPAAQETLVGLKYIPENAVGVAQLQAGRFLEDKFIQAYPVEVAEAVGDLYLGFNPMKITAFTVALTAPSPRMPQPGIFAVVKTSETLNEETFFAGIGEVVDEVMSPEDIATRFPQLKGKAFYTEAFPMDYCCAHMLDEHTFIIGTLGLVSKVISTGPNAELTAPAKMLAEGNQGSDIMAIFNVGAVRDIANQALNQQPLPPPFGMFKQIPNYTESVTVQLSSSDRFSATLKINGVDEPSAKRLEVMIQSAMELGKQVVIMQANQMLQSDDEIEVAMGKYQQRVTAKMFEALTPVREGKSLVLKVEQDKDSIAGANVAVVGILVALLLPAVQQARSAARRMQSSNNMKQIALAMHNYHDTFGALPAQASTDKDGKKLLSWRVHILPYIEQNALYEQFHFDEPWDSEHNKKLIEKMPEIYRDPKSNAPKYHTTYLVPLGKNMAFEQPTKDTREKFPTGTSFGDFLDGISNTAMVVNVADDSAVIWTKPDDLEVDLNNPWNHLDDTNPEGIQVSFADGSVLMLPATTTAKFLQRLFQRNDGQRLPR; from the coding sequence ATGAAACCACTCTTCCATAGCCTAATCATCGGCTTTCTTTCAGCCACGATGGCTTTTCCGCCGTCGGCTTTGTTGGCCCAGGAACCTGCTGCCCCAGCCGCTCAGGAAACGCTGGTCGGTTTGAAATACATTCCCGAAAACGCGGTTGGCGTCGCCCAACTTCAAGCTGGGCGATTTCTGGAGGACAAGTTCATCCAGGCCTATCCGGTAGAAGTTGCCGAGGCGGTTGGTGATTTGTACTTGGGCTTTAACCCCATGAAGATCACGGCGTTTACCGTAGCTTTGACGGCACCTTCGCCACGCATGCCCCAGCCAGGCATCTTCGCCGTGGTGAAAACTTCCGAGACACTCAACGAAGAAACGTTCTTCGCGGGCATCGGCGAGGTAGTGGACGAGGTCATGAGCCCCGAGGACATCGCCACACGGTTCCCTCAGCTCAAAGGCAAAGCGTTCTACACGGAAGCGTTCCCGATGGATTACTGCTGTGCCCACATGCTGGACGAGCATACCTTCATCATTGGCACGTTAGGCTTGGTGAGTAAGGTGATCTCGACCGGTCCCAACGCCGAGCTAACCGCCCCGGCGAAAATGCTGGCCGAAGGCAACCAAGGTTCCGACATCATGGCGATCTTTAATGTGGGTGCCGTGCGTGACATCGCGAATCAAGCACTGAACCAACAGCCATTGCCACCTCCGTTTGGGATGTTCAAGCAAATCCCCAACTATACCGAATCGGTTACGGTGCAGCTGAGTTCCAGCGATCGATTTTCGGCCACGCTGAAAATCAACGGCGTGGATGAACCTTCGGCCAAACGACTAGAAGTGATGATCCAATCAGCGATGGAGTTGGGCAAACAAGTGGTCATAATGCAGGCCAACCAAATGCTGCAAAGTGACGACGAAATCGAAGTCGCGATGGGCAAGTACCAGCAGCGCGTGACTGCCAAAATGTTCGAGGCACTAACCCCCGTTCGTGAAGGCAAATCGCTGGTCCTGAAGGTCGAGCAAGACAAAGACAGCATCGCCGGCGCGAACGTGGCGGTCGTGGGGATTTTGGTTGCGTTGTTGCTACCAGCGGTTCAGCAAGCCCGCAGCGCCGCTCGCCGCATGCAATCGAGCAACAACATGAAGCAAATCGCTCTGGCAATGCACAACTACCACGACACATTCGGTGCGTTACCAGCCCAAGCCTCAACCGATAAAGATGGCAAAAAGCTGCTTTCGTGGCGTGTGCACATTTTGCCGTACATTGAGCAAAACGCCTTGTACGAACAATTCCATTTTGACGAACCATGGGATAGCGAACATAACAAGAAACTCATCGAAAAGATGCCTGAAATATATCGCGATCCCAAAAGCAACGCTCCCAAGTACCACACCACTTACCTGGTACCACTGGGCAAGAATATGGCCTTTGAGCAACCGACCAAAGATACCCGTGAAAAGTTCCCTACCGGAACCAGTTTTGGAGATTTCCTTGATGGAATTTCCAACACAGCCATGGTTGTCAATGTCGCTGATGACTCAGCCGTCATCTGGACCAAGCCCGATGACCTGGAAGTCGATCTGAACAACCCTTGGAATCACCTGGACGATACCAATCCGGAAGGCATCCAGGTTTCGTTCGCCGATGGAAGTGTGCTGATGCTACCTGCCACGACAACAGCCAAGTTCCTGCAACGTTTGTTCCAGCGAAACGACGGTCAGCGGCTGCCCCGTTAA
- a CDS encoding DUF1559 domain-containing protein, with amino-acid sequence MQSLRHAILVGFLSALMAVPPSALVAQEQAASAPKTKIAGLSFIPENAVGIIQVQADRILTSPYIWAYPVEVVEAYGKKYFGFNPMKITGITLVMTPPFEGEEEPEGYAIVQTSETLNEETFFAGIGSLVDYVATRDDLDDFFPTLKGKVFAVEDFPGEMCCAHLLDEHTFLIGMQAIVADIAEAGPNAPITTPAKLLAENTQDADLSAILNMAPVRDLINQSLEKEEIPAEFAEVRQIPNDTESISVRINLIESSAAALKLNAVDEAAAKRLETLINSALDKGKQLANQAAEMDLQSENPLQVAMGKYQVRTNTQMFENLKPTREGKSLVLKHEQDPNTVVGTNVMIMGVMVGLLLPAVQQARAAARRVQSTNNMKQIGLAMHNYHDTVQALPAQASTGKDGKKLLSWRVHILPFLEQQELYEQFHLDEPWDSEHNKQLIQFMPDTFKDPVSTAPEYHTTYLVPLGKNMAFEQPTPETKEKWPTGVRFRDFSDGISNTALLLNVNDDAAVIWTKPDDLEIDLTKPWNHLDKSMHLELQVLRADGSILALPTEMSGEFLQLLLQRNDGKPLPW; translated from the coding sequence ATGCAATCTTTACGTCACGCGATTCTGGTCGGCTTTCTTTCCGCGCTGATGGCCGTTCCCCCGTCTGCTCTTGTGGCTCAAGAGCAGGCAGCCTCGGCACCGAAAACGAAAATTGCCGGGCTATCGTTTATTCCTGAGAACGCAGTAGGGATCATCCAAGTCCAGGCCGACCGGATTCTCACTTCGCCGTACATCTGGGCTTATCCTGTCGAGGTGGTTGAAGCGTACGGCAAGAAGTACTTTGGCTTTAACCCCATGAAGATCACCGGCATTACGCTTGTCATGACGCCTCCGTTTGAAGGCGAAGAAGAGCCCGAAGGGTATGCGATTGTGCAAACCTCGGAAACCCTCAACGAGGAAACCTTCTTCGCTGGGATTGGCTCGCTGGTCGATTACGTCGCCACGCGCGATGACCTCGACGATTTCTTCCCCACGCTGAAAGGCAAAGTCTTCGCCGTTGAAGATTTTCCGGGCGAAATGTGCTGTGCGCATCTGTTGGACGAACATACTTTTCTCATCGGCATGCAAGCAATCGTCGCCGACATTGCCGAGGCCGGTCCAAACGCTCCCATAACCACACCGGCCAAGCTGTTAGCCGAGAACACCCAAGACGCCGACCTGTCTGCCATTCTTAACATGGCCCCCGTTCGTGACCTCATCAACCAATCGCTCGAAAAAGAAGAGATTCCGGCCGAGTTTGCGGAAGTTCGCCAGATACCCAACGACACCGAATCGATCAGCGTCAGGATTAACCTGATTGAATCTTCGGCGGCTGCCTTAAAGCTGAACGCTGTCGATGAAGCAGCAGCCAAGCGACTGGAAACGCTCATCAACTCGGCACTCGACAAAGGAAAACAGCTCGCCAATCAAGCGGCTGAGATGGATCTGCAAAGCGAAAACCCACTGCAAGTTGCCATGGGGAAATATCAAGTCCGCACCAACACGCAAATGTTTGAAAACTTGAAACCGACGCGAGAAGGCAAATCGCTCGTCCTCAAGCACGAGCAAGACCCTAATACGGTTGTCGGTACAAACGTGATGATCATGGGGGTGATGGTGGGCTTGTTGCTGCCCGCCGTCCAACAAGCCCGCGCGGCAGCAAGACGCGTGCAATCCACCAACAACATGAAGCAAATCGGCTTGGCGATGCACAACTACCACGACACCGTTCAGGCCTTACCTGCCCAAGCCTCAACAGGCAAAGATGGTAAGAAGCTGCTCTCGTGGCGTGTTCACATCTTGCCGTTTCTGGAACAGCAAGAACTTTACGAACAATTCCATTTGGACGAACCATGGGACAGCGAACACAACAAGCAGCTAATTCAGTTCATGCCCGATACCTTTAAAGATCCAGTGAGTACGGCTCCTGAATACCATACCACCTACCTGGTACCGCTGGGCAAGAACATGGCCTTCGAACAACCCACCCCCGAAACCAAAGAGAAATGGCCAACCGGGGTTCGATTTAGGGACTTTTCCGATGGCATTTCCAACACGGCCTTGCTGTTGAACGTAAACGACGACGCAGCCGTCATCTGGACCAAGCCAGACGATCTGGAAATCGACCTGACCAAACCCTGGAACCACCTCGACAAATCGATGCACTTGGAGTTGCAAGTCCTTCGCGCCGATGGCAGCATACTGGCACTTCCGACAGAAATGTCTGGCGAGTTCCTGCAGCTTTTGCTCCAACGCAACGATGGCAAGCCGTTACCTTGGTAG
- a CDS encoding threonine aldolase family protein produces the protein MKPSIDLRSDTVTQPSTAMRQFMAQAEVGDAVIDVDPTTDRLERLTAEMLGKEAALFMPSGSMTNQIAIRLHCQPGDEFLCEENCHVYNYEQAAFAQLSGVVARTLPGIHGVLSPDQFAGTIRPINDHLVRTRLVCLENTHNRGSGKVQPFENVQQITSWARENGLATHLDGARLFNAAVATGISVAQWSEMFDTVSVCFSKGLGAPVGSALAGPAEFIQKAKRARKLFGGGMRQSGIIAAGALFALQNNVSRLTEDHEKAAKLADAIRETDGLTLEVDPIDTNIVIFSIAPELGTAAQWQQSLAQRGVAVLATAPQKIRLVTHLDVSMSQVEAAVEVIKTISPAMA, from the coding sequence ATGAAACCTTCGATTGATCTGCGCAGCGATACCGTCACCCAGCCCAGCACGGCGATGCGACAGTTCATGGCCCAGGCCGAAGTGGGCGATGCCGTGATCGATGTCGATCCGACGACCGATCGCCTCGAACGCCTGACCGCCGAAATGCTGGGTAAAGAAGCGGCCCTCTTCATGCCTTCAGGCAGCATGACCAATCAAATCGCGATTCGTCTGCACTGCCAGCCTGGTGATGAATTCCTGTGCGAAGAAAACTGCCACGTTTACAACTACGAACAAGCCGCGTTCGCCCAGTTAAGCGGAGTCGTCGCCCGAACGCTGCCTGGAATTCACGGCGTACTTTCGCCCGATCAGTTTGCAGGAACCATCCGCCCGATCAACGACCACCTCGTTCGTACTCGCTTGGTTTGCTTAGAAAACACCCATAATCGCGGATCAGGCAAAGTTCAGCCGTTTGAAAACGTTCAACAGATCACCTCGTGGGCCCGCGAAAACGGCCTAGCCACCCACTTAGATGGGGCTCGCCTATTTAACGCTGCGGTTGCCACAGGTATTTCGGTGGCGCAGTGGAGCGAGATGTTCGATACCGTTAGCGTCTGCTTCAGCAAAGGACTGGGGGCCCCGGTCGGCAGTGCGTTGGCTGGCCCGGCCGAGTTTATCCAGAAGGCCAAACGAGCCCGAAAGCTGTTCGGAGGTGGCATGCGTCAATCAGGGATTATCGCTGCTGGGGCACTTTTCGCGTTGCAAAATAACGTCTCTCGCTTGACAGAAGACCACGAAAAGGCCGCCAAACTAGCCGACGCGATTCGCGAGACCGACGGCCTAACGCTGGAAGTTGACCCGATTGATACCAACATCGTCATCTTCAGCATCGCCCCAGAACTGGGCACAGCTGCCCAGTGGCAACAATCGCTGGCCCAGCGAGGTGTCGCCGTCCTGGCCACCGCTCCGCAAAAAATTCGCCTCGTGACTCACTTAGACGTCAGTATGTCGCAAGTTGAAGCAGCCGTTGAGGTTATCAAAACAATTTCCCCCGCAATGGCCTAA